In a single window of the Pseudomonas sp. B21-015 genome:
- a CDS encoding RNA polymerase factor sigma-70, whose product MTEQVSTSRCDSPLLQAFVDNRLILVKIAARITGCRSRAEDVVQDAFFRLQSAPQITSSIKAQLSYLFQIVRNLAIDHYRKQALEQKYSGPEEEGLNVVIQGASPETSHINFSTLENIADALTELPSRTRYAFEMYRLHGVPQKDIAKELGVSPTLVNFMIRDALVHCRKVSGNRADTFARR is encoded by the coding sequence ATGACGGAACAAGTATCCACAAGCAGGTGCGATTCACCGCTACTTCAGGCCTTCGTCGACAACCGACTGATTCTGGTCAAGATTGCTGCCCGTATTACCGGCTGCCGATCCCGTGCCGAAGACGTGGTGCAAGATGCGTTCTTCCGGCTGCAATCGGCGCCGCAGATCACGTCATCCATCAAGGCACAGCTCAGCTACCTGTTCCAGATCGTGCGCAACCTGGCCATCGACCACTACCGCAAGCAGGCGCTGGAACAGAAGTATTCCGGCCCGGAAGAGGAAGGTCTGAACGTGGTGATTCAGGGCGCTTCACCGGAAACCTCACATATCAATTTCTCGACTTTGGAAAACATTGCCGATGCACTGACGGAGCTGCCCAGCCGCACCCGTTACGCCTTCGAGATGTACCGCCTGCACGGCGTGCCGCAAAAAGACATCGCCAAGGAACTCGGCGTCTCGCCAACCCTGGTGAACTTCATGATTCGTGATGCGCTGGTGCATTGCCGCAAGGTGTCGGGCAATCGTGCGGATACCTTTGCGCGCCGTTAA
- a CDS encoding ABC transporter substrate-binding protein, giving the protein MSSPIRVASRLLLAALAVCWVLPSQAAQLVRVGAAHFPPYTVRPESGADTGLLPQLVEALNQLQTDYRFVLVPTSIPRRFNDFKEGRVDMAIFENPDWGWKDIAHTDVDMGLEDAEIFVAQKKPDRDENYFKDLTGKRLALYSGYHYEFANFNADPKYLADTYNATLTYSHDSNLLMVLRARADIALVTRSYLSDYLLRNEKVGEQLLVSQRIDQVYHHYALIRPQAPITGEAFGKLLQGLRNNGQMLKIFDPYKIALVPVGKH; this is encoded by the coding sequence ATGTCTTCGCCAATTCGAGTGGCGTCGCGGCTTTTGCTGGCGGCGCTTGCGGTGTGCTGGGTGTTACCGTCTCAGGCCGCGCAACTGGTGCGGGTCGGTGCCGCCCATTTTCCACCCTATACCGTGCGCCCGGAGTCCGGTGCCGACACCGGTCTGCTGCCACAGCTGGTGGAAGCGCTGAATCAGTTGCAAACCGATTATCGGTTTGTGCTGGTGCCCACCTCCATTCCCAGGCGTTTCAACGACTTCAAGGAAGGCCGGGTCGATATGGCGATTTTCGAGAACCCGGACTGGGGCTGGAAGGACATTGCGCATACCGACGTCGATATGGGCCTGGAAGATGCAGAAATCTTTGTCGCGCAGAAGAAACCCGACCGCGATGAGAATTACTTCAAGGACCTGACGGGCAAGCGCCTGGCGCTGTACAGCGGCTATCACTACGAGTTTGCCAATTTCAACGCCGATCCCAAGTATCTGGCCGACACCTACAACGCCACGCTGACCTATTCCCACGACAGCAACCTGCTGATGGTGTTACGCGCACGAGCGGACATTGCCTTGGTAACGCGCTCCTACCTGAGCGATTACCTGCTGCGCAACGAGAAAGTCGGCGAGCAGTTGCTGGTGTCGCAACGCATCGATCAGGTCTATCACCATTACGCGCTGATTCGCCCGCAGGCGCCGATTACAGGCGAAGCATTCGGCAAGTTGCTGCAAGGCCTGCGAAACAACGGCCAGATGCTGAAGATTTTCGATCCTTACAAAATTGCCCTGGTGCCGGTGGGCAAGCACTGA
- a CDS encoding GNAT family N-acetyltransferase, whose translation MSNLNDLTALALPSGNRLVADETASRLSLSLEGQPLIELRLTREPALHLRLEERFGRPDGQAFWAACYWLFARDAQCLRLTWHLDDAPTEALLSGLLIPTDVNGQYHCERTLFWQLPQPWLGESRTGSYPQQMVISGGKRHPLRAVKPRGEVYRRFDARLGAWVSLRTVEIEHDLARFNRWQNSPRVASFWQEEGSLEQHREYLSKLEADPHTLTLIGCFDDQPFAYFEAYWAKEDRIAPFYDAGDYDRGIHMLVGEEHHRGPHKVASWLSALVHYLFLDDPRTQRVVAEPRADNAKMIGHMHNQCFHCEKEFDFPHKRAALMMLGRERFFDRCSLA comes from the coding sequence ATGTCCAATCTGAATGACCTGACTGCCCTGGCCTTGCCATCAGGCAACCGTCTTGTAGCCGATGAAACCGCAAGCCGCCTGAGCCTCAGCCTGGAAGGGCAGCCGCTGATCGAACTGCGGCTGACCCGCGAGCCCGCGTTGCATTTGCGGCTGGAGGAGCGCTTTGGCCGTCCTGACGGTCAAGCATTCTGGGCGGCCTGTTATTGGCTGTTTGCCCGTGATGCGCAGTGTCTGCGTCTGACCTGGCACCTCGATGACGCGCCCACCGAAGCCTTGCTCAGCGGGTTGCTGATCCCCACCGACGTCAACGGTCAATATCACTGCGAGCGCACGCTGTTCTGGCAACTGCCTCAGCCTTGGCTGGGTGAGTCGCGGACCGGCAGTTATCCACAGCAAATGGTCATCAGTGGCGGCAAGCGCCATCCATTGCGTGCGGTGAAACCCCGTGGTGAGGTCTATCGACGCTTCGATGCGCGGCTCGGTGCTTGGGTCTCCCTGCGCACGGTAGAAATCGAGCATGACCTGGCGCGTTTCAACCGCTGGCAGAACAGCCCGCGGGTTGCGAGTTTCTGGCAGGAGGAGGGCAGTCTCGAGCAGCATCGGGAATACCTGAGCAAGCTTGAAGCCGACCCGCATACCTTGACGCTGATCGGTTGCTTCGATGATCAGCCATTTGCTTACTTTGAAGCCTATTGGGCCAAGGAAGATCGCATTGCGCCGTTCTATGACGCCGGCGATTACGACCGCGGCATTCACATGCTCGTGGGCGAAGAGCATCACCGCGGCCCGCACAAGGTGGCTAGCTGGTTATCGGCGTTGGTGCATTACCTGTTTCTGGATGATCCACGCACACAGCGGGTGGTTGCCGAGCCTCGCGCCGACAACGCGAAGATGATCGGGCATATGCACAATCAGTGTTTCCACTGCGAAAAAGAGTTCGACTTCCCGCACAAACGCGCGGCGCTGATGATGCTGGGGCGTGAGCGGTTTTTTGATCGGTGTTCGTTGGCTTGA